In Parasegetibacter sp. NRK P23, a single genomic region encodes these proteins:
- a CDS encoding RagB/SusD family nutrient uptake outer membrane protein: MKLKIFITCAVFAVTSVSCKKWIDVKPSDRLSEDMLFATRDGYLKALNGVYVELTNNSIYGQNMSATVLDVLAQYYYMVSSTHPYYNYTMFTYTADNTKLSFDNMWKKSYELIANCNVLIEKCGEQNALLPAPYFGIVKGEALALRALLHFDMLRLFGPIWSEEKKSLPAIPYKTTSVTEVTPLLSSAQVMEQVLADLTAARDLLREADPVLTEGVRNAANPAGTNELFFRQYRLNYYAVRALMARAYSWMKEKNAAFQEAKAILEEVQSPSKPVFPYVTNAAATSADKPDRMFSTEVMFALYNSNRINIYNNVFSAAIQPGARLSFNAGNADMARVNEMYNDENDYRRRIWENVTLDNATLLTNQKYKDFVDAPGRYMIPLIRLSELLLIAAECSGTLEEGTAYLNALRSARNCVSVSPAGEPDLKAAITAEFRREMIGEGQMFFYYKRNAIQTIPNNAALTGTKTMVLENYVVPLPDSEISQRGK, from the coding sequence ATGAAGCTTAAAATATTTATCACCTGCGCGGTATTCGCGGTTACTTCGGTCTCCTGTAAAAAGTGGATCGATGTAAAGCCTTCTGATCGTTTATCGGAGGATATGCTTTTCGCTACCCGCGATGGTTACCTGAAAGCGCTGAACGGCGTTTATGTGGAACTCACGAATAACTCGATATACGGGCAGAACATGTCTGCCACCGTGCTAGATGTGTTGGCCCAGTATTATTATATGGTGTCTTCCACCCATCCGTATTACAATTACACCATGTTCACCTACACGGCCGACAACACAAAGCTGAGTTTCGACAACATGTGGAAGAAAAGCTATGAGCTGATCGCCAATTGTAATGTGCTCATCGAAAAATGCGGGGAACAAAACGCTTTGTTGCCCGCGCCCTACTTCGGTATCGTGAAAGGCGAAGCGCTGGCGCTGCGTGCCCTGTTGCATTTTGATATGCTGCGGCTTTTCGGGCCGATATGGTCCGAAGAAAAAAAATCGCTGCCGGCTATTCCTTACAAAACCACTTCGGTAACGGAAGTGACTCCGTTGCTGAGTTCGGCTCAGGTGATGGAGCAGGTGCTGGCAGACCTCACCGCCGCGCGTGACCTGCTGCGCGAAGCCGATCCGGTGCTTACGGAAGGCGTACGCAATGCCGCCAATCCTGCCGGAACGAACGAGCTCTTCTTCCGCCAGTACCGCCTGAACTATTATGCCGTGCGCGCATTGATGGCGCGGGCTTACAGCTGGATGAAAGAAAAGAACGCCGCTTTCCAGGAGGCTAAGGCGATATTGGAAGAAGTGCAGTCGCCTTCAAAACCGGTGTTCCCTTATGTAACGAACGCCGCCGCTACCAGTGCGGATAAGCCCGACCGTATGTTCTCCACGGAAGTGATGTTCGCCCTGTACAACAGCAACCGGATCAATATTTACAACAATGTTTTTTCGGCTGCCATTCAGCCCGGGGCAAGACTATCCTTCAATGCCGGGAACGCCGATATGGCGCGGGTGAACGAAATGTACAACGATGAAAACGACTACCGCAGGCGTATATGGGAGAACGTTACACTGGATAATGCGACACTGCTTACCAACCAGAAGTACAAAGATTTTGTGGATGCCCCTGGTCGTTATATGATCCCGCTGATCCGCCTGAGCGAATTGCTGCTGATCGCCGCTGAATGCAGTGGTACACTGGAAGAGGGAACCGCCTACCTGAACGCGCTGCGTTCCGCGAGGAACTGCGTGAGTGTGTCCCCCGCCGGTGAACCCGATCTGAAAGCGGCCATCACCGCGGAGTTCAGGCGCGAAATGATTGGAGAGGGACAAATGTTCTTCTACTACAAACGCAACGCCATCCAAACCATTCCCAACAACGCCGCGCTTACCGGTACGAAAACAATGGTGCTTGAAAATTATGTGGTGCCGCTGCCAGACAGTGAAATCAGTCAGCGTGGCAAATAA
- a CDS encoding DUF4843 domain-containing protein: MFRNNKIVLLLSLFLLSMTACKKDMMQYEGVEGVYFAVQHGASWGNERSWPYQPFTNVEFVKLTGNEVTINIKVMITGPAKDYDRPFLVEIDPDSTTAQAGVHFETISKELVVPAGKMEAYVPVTLKRTNDLQTSAKSIGLKLLPNEHFKLSFPEWDAVPGYTASSTGIVQKFDASLHKINVNDFMVQPAVWIGSIQPGNMESGLWGAFSRKKIELMCRLFNLTYADFGSTTTMPTVLALLIAVEGGNYLIERYNAKDPVLEDDGRLMFMGAVPWTSYIGVPWVPGP; this comes from the coding sequence ATGTTCCGTAACAATAAAATAGTCCTCCTCTTATCGCTTTTCCTGCTGTCGATGACCGCCTGCAAAAAGGATATGATGCAGTATGAAGGGGTGGAAGGCGTTTACTTCGCCGTGCAGCACGGCGCTTCCTGGGGAAACGAACGTTCCTGGCCCTACCAGCCTTTTACCAACGTTGAATTTGTAAAACTTACCGGCAACGAGGTGACGATCAACATAAAGGTGATGATCACCGGGCCTGCCAAAGATTATGACCGCCCTTTCCTGGTGGAAATCGATCCCGATTCTACCACGGCGCAGGCGGGCGTTCATTTTGAAACCATTTCTAAGGAACTGGTGGTGCCGGCAGGGAAAATGGAAGCTTATGTGCCCGTTACCCTGAAACGGACCAACGACCTTCAGACCTCGGCGAAAAGTATCGGGCTGAAACTGCTGCCCAATGAGCATTTCAAACTTTCCTTCCCGGAATGGGACGCGGTACCGGGCTATACGGCCAGTTCCACGGGTATCGTGCAAAAATTCGACGCCAGCCTGCACAAGATCAACGTGAACGATTTTATGGTGCAACCCGCGGTGTGGATCGGTTCCATCCAGCCCGGAAACATGGAGTCCGGTTTGTGGGGCGCTTTCTCCAGAAAGAAAATAGAACTGATGTGCCGTCTCTTCAACCTGACTTACGCTGATTTTGGAAGTACGACCACCATGCCCACTGTATTGGCGCTGCTGATCGCCGTTGAGGGCGGTAACTACCTGATTGAAAGGTACAACGCCAAGGATCCCGTATTGGAAGATGACGGCCGGCTGATGTTCATGGGCGCCGTTCCCTGGACCTCCTACATTGGCGTACCCTGGGTGCCTGGCCCCTGA
- a CDS encoding SusC/RagA family TonB-linked outer membrane protein, whose protein sequence is MQKTAVSATLCGRSPRAFPLWREGRWKPILKAMRMLSFFLFVASLTVSASSRSQNVTISGKGIQLKKLFSLVEQQTGVVFFYNQRLLAGTKPVNVSAKQMPLEVFLGKVMEDQPLQFRLDGKTVTLSRKIVSVEPAAEKIPANPVQRADTLIRVTGTILSEQDEPIAGASIVVKGSRKGVSADAQGNFSMEAERGQSLVVSYVGYENQLVKVNGSGPLRIKMIVSAAAMTDLVVTGIYQRKKESFTGSSSTYTAKELKNIGNQNILQSLKTLDPSFAVLDNNIFGSDPNRLPDIEIRGKSSVIGLTEEYGTNPNQPLFILDGFETTLTIISDLSMDRVESITVLKDAAATAIYGSRAANGVVVVETKRPVPGQLRVSYNLNSSFSFADLSDYNLMNAAEKLEFEKLSGFFSSRDANGNLTNYEQEQKYFDRKKEVERGVNTYWPNEPLRFAPVLRHTLMAEGGDANLRYSAMLTIGNTNGVMKGSSRDVTGGNIRLIYRKGKVSFNNSLSIDYTSASRESVPFSRFSRANPYHRKYNAQGGIDKVMESFQYLDVGTFSVQTMNVFNPLYDMSNNNVDESRSQGFTNNFEIEWRIFDELRARGRASVRRITARDEIFRSPFNSEFFGVDVLQQGSYNENISEEMNYDGDFSFTYGKLLNGKHMLNAVAGVRMNQLESEMSGYEVRGFVDDDFSNPTFAFGYPEGKRSVYQEAQRRNASFFLNTGYAYNDRFLFDATLRSDGSSVYGASKQFTSIWSFGAGWNLHNEDFIRNSSLNWFDMLKLRGSIGNPGNQNFSDYISMRVYRYNNENRNPFGSSVVINNFGNSNLKWQKTLDKNIGLDVVLLDRRVRVNADYFIKNTDPLLVFVAMPSSSGVTSIPQNMGEQLTKGFTVIADYTFLRRKNFNWLVNVNMRQWKSEYRNIGNALDQFNEENKSRNLVRYYDGGSPSDLWAVRSLGIDPVTGREVFLNSNDKQTFVHNYNDERVVGNSDPDLEGIIGTTARYKGFSASINLRYRLGGQVFMQTLYEKVENISMANIALNQDKRALYDRWKNPGDNAVFRAISSSDVTPISSRFIANNNLISGESISVGYETTTAAWLHKMGASSMNVRAYMNDIFRIATVVNERGLDYPFARSVSLSLGIRF, encoded by the coding sequence ATGCAAAAAACTGCTGTGTCTGCTACCCTGTGTGGCAGATCGCCACGCGCTTTCCCGCTATGGAGGGAAGGTCGCTGGAAACCAATTCTGAAAGCTATGAGAATGCTGAGTTTTTTTCTGTTCGTCGCTTCCCTTACCGTGTCGGCCAGTTCCCGTTCCCAGAACGTGACCATCTCGGGTAAGGGTATCCAGTTGAAAAAACTGTTCTCCCTCGTGGAGCAACAAACCGGGGTGGTATTCTTCTACAACCAGCGGTTACTGGCCGGTACTAAACCGGTGAATGTTTCCGCGAAGCAAATGCCGCTGGAAGTTTTCCTCGGGAAGGTGATGGAAGACCAGCCCCTGCAGTTCCGCCTGGATGGAAAAACGGTTACGCTGTCCCGTAAAATTGTTTCTGTAGAACCTGCCGCCGAAAAAATACCGGCAAATCCTGTGCAACGCGCCGATACGCTGATTCGTGTAACGGGAACCATTCTTTCCGAACAGGACGAACCCATTGCCGGGGCGAGTATCGTTGTGAAAGGTTCCCGCAAAGGGGTGAGCGCCGATGCCCAGGGCAACTTCAGTATGGAAGCCGAACGCGGGCAATCGCTGGTGGTGTCCTATGTTGGTTATGAAAACCAGTTGGTGAAAGTGAATGGCTCCGGCCCGCTGCGGATAAAAATGATCGTGTCCGCCGCGGCCATGACCGATCTTGTGGTAACGGGTATCTATCAGCGCAAAAAAGAAAGTTTTACCGGTTCTTCCTCTACTTATACCGCAAAAGAACTGAAGAACATCGGCAACCAGAATATCCTTCAAAGTCTGAAAACACTGGACCCTTCGTTCGCGGTACTCGATAACAATATTTTCGGCTCCGATCCCAACCGCCTGCCCGATATTGAAATCCGGGGCAAAAGCAGTGTGATCGGCTTAACGGAAGAATACGGCACCAATCCCAACCAACCCTTGTTTATATTGGACGGTTTTGAAACCACGCTTACCATCATCAGCGACCTGAGCATGGACCGCGTGGAAAGCATCACCGTACTCAAAGATGCCGCGGCCACGGCCATCTACGGTTCCAGGGCCGCCAACGGTGTGGTGGTGGTGGAAACAAAACGACCTGTGCCCGGCCAACTCAGGGTATCGTACAACCTCAACTCCTCCTTTTCTTTCGCCGATCTTTCAGATTATAACCTGATGAACGCCGCGGAGAAACTCGAATTCGAAAAGCTCTCCGGTTTCTTCAGTTCCCGCGACGCGAACGGCAACCTCACCAATTATGAGCAGGAGCAGAAATATTTTGACCGGAAAAAAGAAGTGGAACGCGGTGTGAATACCTACTGGCCCAACGAACCGCTCCGCTTCGCGCCCGTGCTCCGACACACGCTGATGGCCGAAGGCGGCGACGCGAACCTGCGTTACAGCGCCATGCTCACCATCGGCAATACCAACGGGGTGATGAAAGGCTCTTCCCGCGATGTAACCGGCGGCAACATACGGCTCATCTACCGCAAAGGAAAAGTCTCGTTCAATAACTCGCTGAGTATCGATTATACCAGCGCCAGCCGTGAAAGTGTGCCTTTCTCCCGTTTCTCCAGGGCGAATCCTTATCACAGGAAATACAACGCGCAGGGCGGCATCGATAAGGTGATGGAATCTTTTCAATACCTGGATGTCGGCACGTTTTCCGTTCAAACGATGAATGTGTTCAATCCGCTCTATGATATGAGCAACAACAATGTGGACGAATCGCGTTCGCAGGGCTTTACCAACAACTTTGAAATAGAATGGCGCATCTTTGATGAACTCCGGGCCAGGGGCCGCGCCAGCGTGCGCAGGATCACCGCCAGAGATGAAATTTTCCGCTCTCCGTTCAATTCCGAATTCTTTGGCGTGGATGTGCTGCAACAAGGTTCCTACAATGAGAACATTTCGGAGGAGATGAACTACGACGGCGATTTCAGTTTCACGTACGGCAAATTGCTGAACGGAAAGCATATGCTGAACGCTGTTGCGGGGGTGAGGATGAACCAGTTGGAATCCGAAATGAGCGGTTATGAAGTGCGTGGATTCGTGGACGATGATTTCAGTAATCCCACTTTTGCCTTTGGCTATCCTGAAGGAAAAAGATCGGTTTACCAAGAAGCGCAACGCAGGAACGCGAGTTTCTTCCTCAATACCGGCTACGCGTACAACGACAGGTTCCTGTTCGACGCCACGTTGCGTTCCGATGGTTCCTCCGTGTATGGCGCCAGCAAACAGTTTACGTCCATCTGGTCGTTCGGCGCGGGCTGGAACCTTCACAACGAAGACTTCATCCGGAACTCAAGCCTGAACTGGTTCGATATGCTGAAACTCCGTGGCTCCATCGGGAATCCTGGTAACCAGAATTTCAGTGATTATATTTCCATGCGGGTGTACCGCTACAACAATGAAAACCGCAATCCTTTCGGTTCCAGTGTGGTGATCAATAATTTCGGCAACAGCAACCTGAAATGGCAGAAAACACTGGATAAGAACATCGGTCTGGACGTGGTGCTGCTCGACAGGCGCGTGCGGGTGAACGCGGATTATTTCATCAAGAACACAGATCCACTGCTGGTTTTCGTGGCCATGCCTTCTTCTTCCGGCGTAACCAGCATCCCCCAGAATATGGGAGAGCAACTAACAAAAGGGTTCACCGTCATCGCCGATTATACCTTCCTCCGCAGGAAAAATTTCAACTGGCTTGTGAATGTGAACATGCGCCAATGGAAATCGGAGTACCGTAATATTGGCAATGCGCTGGATCAGTTCAATGAGGAGAACAAGAGCCGTAACCTCGTACGATACTATGATGGTGGCAGCCCCTCCGATCTTTGGGCCGTCCGTTCATTGGGCATCGATCCCGTTACGGGAAGGGAAGTGTTCCTGAACAGCAACGACAAGCAAACCTTCGTACACAATTACAACGACGAAAGGGTGGTGGGCAACAGCGATCCGGACCTGGAAGGCATCATCGGCACAACGGCCCGCTACAAAGGTTTCTCCGCTTCCATTAACCTGCGGTACCGTTTGGGCGGACAGGTATTCATGCAGACCCTTTATGAAAAAGTGGAGAATATTTCGATGGCCAATATCGCGCTGAACCAGGATAAACGCGCTTTGTATGACCGGTGGAAAAATCCCGGAGACAACGCGGTATTCCGGGCGATCTCTTCTTCCGACGTAACGCCGATTTCTTCCCGGTTCATCGCCAACAACAACCTGATATCCGGAGAGTCCATTTCGGTGGGGTATGAAACCACCACCGCCGCCTGGCTGCATAAAATGGGCGCTTCGTCCATGAATGTGCGCGCGTACATGAACGATATCTTCCGTATCGCTACCGTGGTCAACGAAAGGGGACTGGATTATCCTTTCGCCCGTTCCGTATCGTTGTCGCTGGGTATCCGTTTTTAA